TTTAAATGGTCAACCTTTTCGTAATAACTTTTAGTTATAGGTGTATTCCCAATAATAACTATGGGGATTTTCGAAGCGGAGAAATTAGAAACGCGGATATTGATACTTTTGCCAATAGCTTTTAGCATCGTATCTGACCGTAAAAATCCCGGATTGCCTTGATGGGTTTTATAGTCGCCAATACAAGTTAAACCTCTAGTTGTTGGGGTAAATTCCCAATTCCTAACTACAGACATTTTAACTTCAATAATCATTAAAATATTTTCAGGTTTTTGTATAAGCCCCAATTAATGAATTTCTACTTTGTAAAGTTGTCTTTACCCCCTCATAGTTTTTGGGCCAATAAGCTAGGAACTTTCTATCTTTGGTGACATAAAAGAGTTGTTCTGGTGTGGCAAACTCAAGAGATTTAATAAAGAAATCTTTTTCCTGATCCGAATTCCAAAGTGTAATCATATCTTAATTAGAGTAACAAATATATCTTTCCAAAGCAAACTCAAAAATTCCCAGAAAGACAGACAAAGGAGTCTCCTTTTTCAAAGGAAACTCCTTAAAAGACATTAAAACAAATCCAGAAACCAAATAAGGCGACATAGGATGTCGCTACTACCTTTATTGAATACTGGATACCACAGGGGGAACGGGGATATGCGGAGGTTCTTTTGGTCCTTCGCTTGGTTTATTCTCTAAAACGGTAGGTTTTGGAAAATCTCTTTTTACCTCTGGTATAGGTCTCTGCGCAGGCGTATATGTTGGGGGTTGAACTGCTTTAGACAATAGCGGGACGGGAACCGCAGGTTTTTGCGGAACAGGTGGAACAGGTTCACCCCTCATTTTATCCGCTATTCCTTTTTCTTCCTCTCTCATTTTGATTATTTCTTTAGGGTCAGTGGTTATAACTTTATGTTCGTCTTCCGAAGCTATTATTTGCATAGCCACATGGTTATTTCCCGCAAAAAACAGCCCTTCGCCAATCCCCGCCGAAAGAAGAAGCCTCTTTTCGCCCTCGCTTAAATAAAACACCTCCGCAAGCTGGTCAATAGACGCAGGGTGCTGTTTTAACAACACTTGCATAGAAGAGTTAGTCACAATAGTTTTTCCATACCCGCTTTTCAAAAAATCCCCCACATCTTGCGTTATTGTGGTTAAACCTAAATAATATTTTCGGGCGCGTTTTGCTATGGAATATAAAAAGCTTGCCGAGTCTTCGTTTTGCATAAGATACCACGCCTCATCTACAACCAATATCCTCTTTTTTAAGTTGTATTTAATTCTCGTCCAAATAAAATCCAAAATTATATAAATTGCCACCGGACGCAAAATATCTTCAAGCTCTCTTACCGAAAAGGCGGTAAAGGAACTTTTAATATTTACCGTAGACCTCTGGTCAAAAACTCCCATTAAAGAACCCTTAACATACCTTTCCAACCGTTCTGAAATACTTTTCGCTTCCGTTTCTTCCATACCCAAAAGCACTTTGTACAAATCCTCTAAAATGGGGGGTTCGTTTTTATGCGTTTGCGGGTCTTGCGTTATGCCCTTTATTTTATAAGTCATCATCAAAGCCCTATCCAAAATAGCTTCTTCGGTGGCGCTCATATTTCCAAGCATTATTTTAAAAAGCGTATGCAAGGTAAGTATCTTTAAACCTAGCTGGTTCTCCTCGTCCCCACCCTCGTAGGGCGGCAAATCAAATGGGTTTATTTTGGCAGAACTACCAACAGAAAAGCTAATATAGTCCCCGCCTAAAGTTTTTGAGAGCTTTTCATATTCCGCCTCGGGGTCTATAACTATTATGTCCGTTCCAAACAAAATGGAACGCATCGCTTCCAGCTTAACAAAATAACTTTTTCCAGCGCCGCTTTTTGCAAAAATAACCGAATTGGCATTCTCCAAGGTAAAGCGGTCAAATATAACCAGAGAACCATTATGCTTGTTTACCCCATACAAAATCCCTTCGTTGGCTGTAAGTTCGCTTGAGGTAAAAGGAAAAGTTGTGGCTACACTAGTGGTATCCATATTTCGCGTTATCAACAATTTGTCAATGCAAGTTGGGATTGTTGATTGAAAAGCCTCTTCCATTTGCAAAGTACACATTTTGGATATAAGCATTAAAGAGCCCAATGTAGCCTCCACCTTTCTTGTTACGCTATTTAATTCTTCCAAAGAATCGGCAGGAATAGTTATATAAAAGGAAAACTGGAAAAATCTTTCAATACCTTTAACCAATTGCTCTTGCAAAGATTTAGCGTCTTCCAAAGCCGCTGTAACTCCGGGATCCACAATCCTGCCTCTTTCGGTATCTGCATTTAAAGTGGCTTCCATTTCCGCTATTTTTCTTCGCAAATCGTCCAACACTCCCCGCGCTTCCACTGGATAGTAAAACATTGAAATTTCCAGCGAATGGTCGTAATTTATTACCGGCGCAAGCCAGTTTGCGCCAACAAACCGCGGATACCCAGAAACAAACAATGTCCTAAAATATTTTTCCCCCACCTTAATAAAATTAAAGTCCACCTCAATGGCGCTTGGCGCTATAATATCCCTTACCGTTAGCATCCCCGCAGATAGTTTATCAAAAGTTTTGGCTGTTTCTTTAATACTGCTTTTTTTGTTCATTCTAATTTTGGTTCAACTAATGTTGTGGTGTAATCCGAAATGTTCTGCCTAACTTTCTGAAACCGCGCGCTGCCTGGATTATATATATCATAAAAAAGGCTTGCTAGTTCTTCCGTAGTCATTTGCCGCGCTTTTATATTCATTCGCGTAAACTCTTTGATTAAATGGTCTCTTTTAGGTTCCAGCTGAACTTTAGCCGCATTTAAAACACCCCCAACATCCACATGAGTTTTCTTTTTGGTGTTTGCGCCAAGGAGACTGTATATCCACGAAAAAGGGGAGCTCCCGGGGGTTACGGAAATAGTGTTGTATGGAATAACCACATAAAAGTTTTTGTCCAAAGCCTCATTTTTTGTAACCAACTCCTCCACAAATTTTATATACTTTTTAGTTTGGTCTTTTAATTTAGGTTCCTGTTGCGAGCTTTCAACCTTTCGCACATTTTCAATGTATTTTGAAATATCCATTTTCTTGCTACGAACTATAATTTGAATAGGAAAAGACAAAGAGTTTAGCATAGAACTAAAAGCCGCTATAGCCGCATCCTGTTCCCTAACAGATAAAAGGTCAAAATTTACAGCCGTTGTTTGCAAAACCATAGCCGCCCCGCCATTTTTTAAAACAAGGGTGCTGTCTTTTATATCTTCTATATCCAAATGTTCTTGTGTTGAGGCAAGTATTTTCGTCATTTGTTAATCGCCAAAAACTCCAACGCTTTTAACGGTTTGCCTTCTAAAGTTATATCCATTATAGCAAAAGAATTCTCATTGTTTAGCACTTCTATTTTATAAGAACCGTTAGAAAGCGGGGTGGCGCCTATAAACTGCCCTAACTGGTTGGTTTTTAAAGCTCTAATAGGAATATCGTTATCGTCCCTTATTATAAGAGTGGCGTTCTCCAGCAAATGCCCCTGTTTATCTTTTACCGTTCCCCAAATAACATTAGGAGCAGTCCCCGCTTCCTCTTTCTTTTTCTTACTCGCAATATCCCCCTGCCCTTTAACCACAACCTCGCTTAATTTCTTAACCATCTCCGCATTCTCCATAACCCCTTGCGGAGGTTTGGGGGTATCCACAACCTTTGTTTGTATCGTTTCTTCCACCAAATTCTTTCTCCCCTCCAAATCTTTAATCTTTTGCGCGTAAGAGGAGACCTGCGTTTTATAGGTCTCTTTGGTTTTATCCAATCCCTGCATCTGCTTTTTTAAACTATCTATCTCTCCTGACAAGTTTTTGTTTTCCTTTTTTAACACCGCTACTATTTCGCGCAGTTCGTTTTCTTTTGCCTGCGTGTCCTCTGTATCTCCCAAAATTAACTCATGCGCGGGAAGAACCGCCCCTTCGGGAGAAAATTTCTCCTCCGCTCTTCTCAAAACTTTTCTTAACTCCTCTACTTGCTTTAAAATATCCTGCGTGTGCTTAGAAGAATCTTCCAAATCACTTTTAGGGGCTAAAATAGCTTTTATTGGTCTTGTCCGTTTGGGAAGCACAATTTCACCCTCTAAAGGAATGTGTTTTAAAGTTCTTCCTACAGCGGTTTCCATAGCTTCAAACCGTTTTTGAATTTCAAGAGGTTTTTGAATTTCTTTTTTCGGCAAATCCTCCTCCAAAGAAACAGCTGTTTTGGGGGGAGCTATAGTTGTAACGGAACTTTTTAAATGGGCGGGAACTTCCACATCAAAATTAATCCTTTTTAAAAACGCCTCTTCCTTCGTATCCCTTAAAAAGTCTGGGGGGGTTTTTGGTCCTTCAAAATAGTCGGTTATAGCCCGCCTACTTCTTGCCGGAGCCAAAGCCACCACTTCCCTCTTTAAAGATTCGGCATAATCCGCCAAAAAGTGTTCCGAAATACCTTGCGT
This genomic stretch from Patescibacteria group bacterium harbors:
- a CDS encoding ATP-binding protein produces the protein MNKKSSIKETAKTFDKLSAGMLTVRDIIAPSAIEVDFNFIKVGEKYFRTLFVSGYPRFVGANWLAPVINYDHSLEISMFYYPVEARGVLDDLRRKIAEMEATLNADTERGRIVDPGVTAALEDAKSLQEQLVKGIERFFQFSFYITIPADSLEELNSVTRKVEATLGSLMLISKMCTLQMEEAFQSTIPTCIDKLLITRNMDTTSVATTFPFTSSELTANEGILYGVNKHNGSLVIFDRFTLENANSVIFAKSGAGKSYFVKLEAMRSILFGTDIIVIDPEAEYEKLSKTLGGDYISFSVGSSAKINPFDLPPYEGGDEENQLGLKILTLHTLFKIMLGNMSATEEAILDRALMMTYKIKGITQDPQTHKNEPPILEDLYKVLLGMEETEAKSISERLERYVKGSLMGVFDQRSTVNIKSSFTAFSVRELEDILRPVAIYIILDFIWTRIKYNLKKRILVVDEAWYLMQNEDSASFLYSIAKRARKYYLGLTTITQDVGDFLKSGYGKTIVTNSSMQVLLKQHPASIDQLAEVFYLSEGEKRLLLSAGIGEGLFFAGNNHVAMQIIASEDEHKVITTDPKEIIKMREEEKGIADKMRGEPVPPVPQKPAVPVPLLSKAVQPPTYTPAQRPIPEVKRDFPKPTVLENKPSEGPKEPPHIPVPPVVSSIQ
- a CDS encoding PrgI family protein — encoded protein: MPINEEQTAHRQHPVPQNIMSVEFKLVGDLTVRQFMYLVMGGITVYLAFISKINFLWKWGLIFFGGFGSLALAFVPFGDRGLDQWIKNFIKSVTMPTQRVWRKTQGISEHFLADYAESLKREVVALAPARSRRAITDYFEGPKTPPDFLRDTKEEAFLKRINFDVEVPAHLKSSVTTIAPPKTAVSLEEDLPKKEIQKPLEIQKRFEAMETAVGRTLKHIPLEGEIVLPKRTRPIKAILAPKSDLEDSSKHTQDILKQVEELRKVLRRAEEKFSPEGAVLPAHELILGDTEDTQAKENELREIVAVLKKENKNLSGEIDSLKKQMQGLDKTKETYKTQVSSYAQKIKDLEGRKNLVEETIQTKVVDTPKPPQGVMENAEMVKKLSEVVVKGQGDIASKKKKEEAGTAPNVIWGTVKDKQGHLLENATLIIRDDNDIPIRALKTNQLGQFIGATPLSNGSYKIEVLNNENSFAIMDITLEGKPLKALEFLAINK